The Salvia miltiorrhiza cultivar Shanhuang (shh) chromosome 1, IMPLAD_Smil_shh, whole genome shotgun sequence genome has a window encoding:
- the LOC131000797 gene encoding putative germin-like protein 2-1: protein MTLRSILLSAFGLINFMRPTFAFDTSPLQDFCVADATTKACKEAAKVTSNDFFFSGLHLAGNTSNPYGVAVATVSAAQIPGLNNLGMTLMRVDMAANGFFPPHIHPRATELVTVLEGSMEVGFITSYPDYNYFTKILQKGDVFVVPVGLVHNVQNLAKGNTVAMVAFNSQNPGITNFPNAVFEAKPAVDTDYLARSFRLDKKTIEDLKKKF from the exons atgaCTTTGAGAAGTATCTTACTCTCTGCTTTTGGCCTCATCAATTTTATGCGCCCCACCTTCGCATTTGATACCAGTCCTTTGCAAGATTTCTGCGTTGCAGATGCCACGACCAaag CATGCAAGGAGGCTGCAAAAGTTACATCAAACGACTTCTTCTTCAGTGGGCTGCATTTGGCCGGCAACACCTCAAACCCATACGGCGTCGCTGTGGCGACCGTCTCCGCCGCCCAAATTCCAGGGCTCAACAATCTGGGCATGACATTGATGCGCGTGGACATGGCAGCGAACGGCTTCTTCCCGCCCCACATCCACCCCAGGGCAACAGAGCTCGTCACAGTTCTAGAAGGTTCCATGGAAGTCGGGTTCATAACCTCGTATCCGGACTACAACTACTTCACCAAAATTCTCCAGAAAGGCGATGTTTTCGTGGTTCCCGTTGGGCTCGTGCACAACGTGCAGAATCTCGCCAAAGGGAACACCGTTGCGATGGTGGCGTTCAACAGCCAGAATCCGGGGATCACCAATTTCCCGAATGCCGTTTTCGAGGCTAAGCCCGCCGTCGACACCGATTATCTTGCTAGGTCGTTTAGGCTAGATAAGAAAACTATAGAAGACCTCAAAAAAAAGTTCTAG